A window of the Hordeum vulgare subsp. vulgare chromosome 5H, MorexV3_pseudomolecules_assembly, whole genome shotgun sequence genome harbors these coding sequences:
- the LOC123398830 gene encoding uncharacterized protein LOC123398830 isoform X1 → MPIAMDTGGAPEEETVVLPHWVVLHRRGSTRCHNSLDAARVAVDKNKTAAPLDMDGGTSCYVSFTLAPPQKGISCLNLHLPEKPPLTPGIPPTAYSFLRATDNNLVLFDISNPEKKDKKLVLVDISNPDRSCYRQPPADLFVYKAGNPRPSVQCLPPYLEYSTRPFLNDYLTTGILQLEGDRFVVADLNVYHKKKGMRAEICVFNSETEKWKIISKIDLGQFPELWSTHYVLAFDGRFLCWVDYFSGVLLCDFSKNIDSPSLCYVPFPGGKEYPDKVRVDRYFPERFQSVSISQGKIYFVRIDNDFHDRIHGRCRRCPELHDRKRQTTQNITIWTLNSELDWKLHRIINLDSLWVQAGYRDLQIHQRLPEFPTISADDPDVLCCLLTEEEFHGNGWMIMLDMKNAHLQSCESVGMKGHVNKFPNAPLLPTAFCKYLERPTGMALDKDKCTGLSVGRNKRKHRRTRKSCFLRLTPAVPATCVDDPPARLRDDIGQGQAYSSFGVWPKKHKHTLKVKDLESSDIANLKIKLAEPSQ, encoded by the exons ATGCCGATCGCCATGGACACCGGAGGCGCTCCGGAGGAGGAGACCGTCGTCCTCCCCCATTGGGTGGTTCTGCACCGCAGGGGCAGCACCCGCTGCCACAACAGCCTAGACGCTGCTCGTGTGGCTGTCGACAAGAACAAGACCGCCGCTCCACTCGACATGGACGGAGGCACCTCCTGCTACGTGTCCTTCACCCTCGCGCCTCCTCAAAAAGGGATCTCCTGCCTCAACCTCCACTTGCCGGAGAAACCTCCACTGACACCAGGCATCCCGCCGACCGCCTATTCCTTCCTCCGGGCAACCGACAACAACCTCGTCCTCTTCGACATCTCCAACCCGGAGAAAAAAGACAAGAAACTCGTCCTCGTCGACATCTCCAACCCGGACCGGAGTTGCTACCGGCAGCCCCCGGCAGATCTGTTTGTCTACAAGGCCGGCAATCCTCGCCCCTCGGTGCAGTGTCTCCCTCCCTACCTCGAGTACAGTACAAGGCCGTTCCTGAATGATTACCTCACCACGGGCATCCTGCAGCTCGAGGGGGACCGCTTCGTCGTCGCCGACCTCAATGTCTATCACAAAAAAAAGGGCATGCGTGCCGAAATCTGCGTCTTCAACTCAGAGACTgaaaagtggaaaatcatcagcaaaatcgaCCTGGGCCAGTTCCCCGAACTCTGGTCAACCCACTATGTGCTCGCTTTCGACGGCCGTTTCCTGTGCTGGGTAGACTACTTCAGCGGTGTCCTGCTATGTGACTTCTCCAAAAATATAGACTCCCCGTCGCTCTGCTACGTGCCTTTCCCTGGAGGAAAAGAGTACCCTGATAAGGTTCGGGTTGATAGGTACTTCCCAGAGAGATTCCAAAGTGTGTCCATCAGCCAAGGCAAGATCTACTTTGTCCGCATTGATAATGACTTCCATGACAGAATCCATGGTCGCTGCCGCAGATGTCCTGAGCTTCATGATAGAAAAAGGCAAACTACCCAGAATATCACCATTTGGACTTTGAACTCAGAGTTAGATTGGAAGCTGCACCGCATAATCAACCTAGATTCTCTATGGGTGCAAGCTGGTTACCGAGATCTGCAAATACATCAGCGTCTTCCTGAGTTCCCAACCATCAGCGCGGACGACCCTGATGTTCTGTGTTGCCTGTTaactgaggaggaatttcatggtAACGGGTGGATGATCATGCTTGACATGAAGAATGCACACTTGCAGTCATGTGAGTCTGTGGGTATGAAAGGTCACGTTAACAAGTTTCCTAATGCCCCCCTACTCCCAACTGCCTTCTGCAAATACCTTGAAAGGCCGACAG GGATGGCATTGGACAAAGACAAGTGTACTGGTCTTTCAGTTGGGCGTAATAAGCGTAAGCATAGGCGTACAAG GAAGTCTTGTTTTCTTCGTCTCACACCGGCCGTCCCTGCCACCTGTGTTGACGACCCCCCTGCGCGTCTGCG GGATGACATTGGACAAGGACAGGCCTACTCGTCTTTTGGTGTGTGGCCTAAGAAGCATAAGCATACGCTGAAGGTAAAAGACCTGGAATCTAGTGACATTGCCAATTTGAAGATAAAGCTGGCAGAACCCAGTCAATAG
- the LOC123398830 gene encoding uncharacterized protein LOC123398830 isoform X3 produces MPIAMDTGGAPEEETVVLPHWVVLHRRGSTRCHNSLDAARVAVDKNKTAAPLDMDGGTSCYVSFTLAPPQKGISCLNLHLPEKPPLTPGIPPTAYSFLRATDNNLVLFDISNPEKKDKKLVLVDISNPDRSCYRQPPADLFVYKAGNPRPSLEGDRFVVADLNVYHKKKGMRAEICVFNSETEKWKIISKIDLGQFPELWSTHYVLAFDGRFLCWVDYFSGVLLCDFSKNIDSPSLCYVPFPGGKEYPDKVRVDRYFPERFQSVSISQGKIYFVRIDNDFHDRIHGRCRRCPELHDRKRQTTQNITIWTLNSELDWKLHRIINLDSLWVQAGYRDLQIHQRLPEFPTISADDPDVLCCLLTEEEFHGNGWMIMLDMKNAHLQSCESVGMKGHVNKFPNAPLLPTAFCKYLERPTGMALDKDKCTGLSVGRNKRKHRRTRKSCFLRLTPAVPATCVDDPPARLRDDIGQGQAYSSFGVWPKKHKHTLKVKDLESSDIANLKIKLAEPSQ; encoded by the exons ATGCCGATCGCCATGGACACCGGAGGCGCTCCGGAGGAGGAGACCGTCGTCCTCCCCCATTGGGTGGTTCTGCACCGCAGGGGCAGCACCCGCTGCCACAACAGCCTAGACGCTGCTCGTGTGGCTGTCGACAAGAACAAGACCGCCGCTCCACTCGACATGGACGGAGGCACCTCCTGCTACGTGTCCTTCACCCTCGCGCCTCCTCAAAAAGGGATCTCCTGCCTCAACCTCCACTTGCCGGAGAAACCTCCACTGACACCAGGCATCCCGCCGACCGCCTATTCCTTCCTCCGGGCAACCGACAACAACCTCGTCCTCTTCGACATCTCCAACCCGGAGAAAAAAGACAAGAAACTCGTCCTCGTCGACATCTCCAACCCGGACCGGAGTTGCTACCGGCAGCCCCCGGCAGATCTGTTTGTCTACAAGGCCGGCAATCCTCGCCCCTCG CTCGAGGGGGACCGCTTCGTCGTCGCCGACCTCAATGTCTATCACAAAAAAAAGGGCATGCGTGCCGAAATCTGCGTCTTCAACTCAGAGACTgaaaagtggaaaatcatcagcaaaatcgaCCTGGGCCAGTTCCCCGAACTCTGGTCAACCCACTATGTGCTCGCTTTCGACGGCCGTTTCCTGTGCTGGGTAGACTACTTCAGCGGTGTCCTGCTATGTGACTTCTCCAAAAATATAGACTCCCCGTCGCTCTGCTACGTGCCTTTCCCTGGAGGAAAAGAGTACCCTGATAAGGTTCGGGTTGATAGGTACTTCCCAGAGAGATTCCAAAGTGTGTCCATCAGCCAAGGCAAGATCTACTTTGTCCGCATTGATAATGACTTCCATGACAGAATCCATGGTCGCTGCCGCAGATGTCCTGAGCTTCATGATAGAAAAAGGCAAACTACCCAGAATATCACCATTTGGACTTTGAACTCAGAGTTAGATTGGAAGCTGCACCGCATAATCAACCTAGATTCTCTATGGGTGCAAGCTGGTTACCGAGATCTGCAAATACATCAGCGTCTTCCTGAGTTCCCAACCATCAGCGCGGACGACCCTGATGTTCTGTGTTGCCTGTTaactgaggaggaatttcatggtAACGGGTGGATGATCATGCTTGACATGAAGAATGCACACTTGCAGTCATGTGAGTCTGTGGGTATGAAAGGTCACGTTAACAAGTTTCCTAATGCCCCCCTACTCCCAACTGCCTTCTGCAAATACCTTGAAAGGCCGACAG GGATGGCATTGGACAAAGACAAGTGTACTGGTCTTTCAGTTGGGCGTAATAAGCGTAAGCATAGGCGTACAAG GAAGTCTTGTTTTCTTCGTCTCACACCGGCCGTCCCTGCCACCTGTGTTGACGACCCCCCTGCGCGTCTGCG GGATGACATTGGACAAGGACAGGCCTACTCGTCTTTTGGTGTGTGGCCTAAGAAGCATAAGCATACGCTGAAGGTAAAAGACCTGGAATCTAGTGACATTGCCAATTTGAAGATAAAGCTGGCAGAACCCAGTCAATAG
- the LOC123398830 gene encoding uncharacterized protein LOC123398830 isoform X2 → MPIAMDTGGAPEEETVVLPHWVVLHRRGSTRCHNSLDAARVAVDKNKTAAPLDMDGGTSCYVSFTLAPPQKGISCLNLHLPEKPPLTPGIPPTAYSFLRATDNNLVLFDISNPEKKDKKLVLVDISNPDRSCYRQPPADLFVYKAGNPRPSVQCLPPYLEYSTRPFLNDYLTTGILQLEGDRFVVADLNVYHKKKGMRAEICVFNSETEKWKIISKIDLGQFPELWSTHYVLAFDGRFLCWVDYFSGVLLCDFSKNIDSPSLCYVPFPGGKEYPDKVRVDRYFPERFQSVSISQGKIYFVRIDNDFHDRIHGRCRRCPELHDRKRQTTQNITIWTLNSELDWKLHRIINLDSLWVQAGYRDLQIHQRLPEFPTISADDPDVLCCLLTEEEFHGNGWMIMLDMKNAHLQSCESVGMKGHVNKFPNAPLLPTAFCKYLERPTGMALDKDKCTGLSVGRNKRKHRRTRDDIGQGQAYSSFGVWPKKHKHTLKVKDLESSDIANLKIKLAEPSQ, encoded by the exons ATGCCGATCGCCATGGACACCGGAGGCGCTCCGGAGGAGGAGACCGTCGTCCTCCCCCATTGGGTGGTTCTGCACCGCAGGGGCAGCACCCGCTGCCACAACAGCCTAGACGCTGCTCGTGTGGCTGTCGACAAGAACAAGACCGCCGCTCCACTCGACATGGACGGAGGCACCTCCTGCTACGTGTCCTTCACCCTCGCGCCTCCTCAAAAAGGGATCTCCTGCCTCAACCTCCACTTGCCGGAGAAACCTCCACTGACACCAGGCATCCCGCCGACCGCCTATTCCTTCCTCCGGGCAACCGACAACAACCTCGTCCTCTTCGACATCTCCAACCCGGAGAAAAAAGACAAGAAACTCGTCCTCGTCGACATCTCCAACCCGGACCGGAGTTGCTACCGGCAGCCCCCGGCAGATCTGTTTGTCTACAAGGCCGGCAATCCTCGCCCCTCGGTGCAGTGTCTCCCTCCCTACCTCGAGTACAGTACAAGGCCGTTCCTGAATGATTACCTCACCACGGGCATCCTGCAGCTCGAGGGGGACCGCTTCGTCGTCGCCGACCTCAATGTCTATCACAAAAAAAAGGGCATGCGTGCCGAAATCTGCGTCTTCAACTCAGAGACTgaaaagtggaaaatcatcagcaaaatcgaCCTGGGCCAGTTCCCCGAACTCTGGTCAACCCACTATGTGCTCGCTTTCGACGGCCGTTTCCTGTGCTGGGTAGACTACTTCAGCGGTGTCCTGCTATGTGACTTCTCCAAAAATATAGACTCCCCGTCGCTCTGCTACGTGCCTTTCCCTGGAGGAAAAGAGTACCCTGATAAGGTTCGGGTTGATAGGTACTTCCCAGAGAGATTCCAAAGTGTGTCCATCAGCCAAGGCAAGATCTACTTTGTCCGCATTGATAATGACTTCCATGACAGAATCCATGGTCGCTGCCGCAGATGTCCTGAGCTTCATGATAGAAAAAGGCAAACTACCCAGAATATCACCATTTGGACTTTGAACTCAGAGTTAGATTGGAAGCTGCACCGCATAATCAACCTAGATTCTCTATGGGTGCAAGCTGGTTACCGAGATCTGCAAATACATCAGCGTCTTCCTGAGTTCCCAACCATCAGCGCGGACGACCCTGATGTTCTGTGTTGCCTGTTaactgaggaggaatttcatggtAACGGGTGGATGATCATGCTTGACATGAAGAATGCACACTTGCAGTCATGTGAGTCTGTGGGTATGAAAGGTCACGTTAACAAGTTTCCTAATGCCCCCCTACTCCCAACTGCCTTCTGCAAATACCTTGAAAGGCCGACAG GGATGGCATTGGACAAAGACAAGTGTACTGGTCTTTCAGTTGGGCGTAATAAGCGTAAGCATAGGCGTACAAG GGATGACATTGGACAAGGACAGGCCTACTCGTCTTTTGGTGTGTGGCCTAAGAAGCATAAGCATACGCTGAAGGTAAAAGACCTGGAATCTAGTGACATTGCCAATTTGAAGATAAAGCTGGCAGAACCCAGTCAATAG